A genome region from Candidatus Hydrogenedentota bacterium includes the following:
- a CDS encoding metal-dependent transcriptional regulator, with the protein MTGSPRQQDKRPPAKAGAKGAKAGRRRDTGHDTLSHSRAHYLMAIDTLRSSLGYARTTDVAEMLEVSRGAASMALAQLKKRGWVAEDPNRFLLLTEEGRQITELVSENFAILSRFLEVVLGVAKDRATADACKMEHLVSLETSRRLQWLTQYVEGDGAAPLRKHMKEFKAGAAGVDLENL; encoded by the coding sequence CGCCAAGGGCGCAAAGGCCGGACGCCGCCGCGACACGGGGCACGACACCCTCTCGCACTCGCGCGCCCATTACCTGATGGCCATAGACACGCTGCGGTCCAGCCTGGGCTACGCGCGCACCACCGACGTCGCCGAGATGCTGGAGGTGTCCCGGGGCGCTGCGTCCATGGCCCTCGCGCAGCTCAAGAAACGGGGCTGGGTGGCCGAGGACCCGAACCGCTTCCTGCTGCTCACGGAGGAGGGCCGCCAGATCACCGAGCTGGTCTCCGAGAACTTCGCCATTCTTTCCCGCTTCCTGGAGGTTGTCCTGGGCGTGGCCAAAGACCGCGCCACCGCCGACGCCTGCAAGATGGAGCACCTCGTCAGCCTGGAGACCAGCCGCCGCCTCCAATGGCTCACGCAGTACGTCGAGGGCGACGGCGCGGCCCCCCTGCGCAAGCACATGAAAGAGTTCAAGGCCGGCGCCGCCGGCGTGGACCTGGAGAACCTGTAG
- a CDS encoding class I SAM-dependent DNA methyltransferase — MQSLSWNEIRSRAITFSRDWKGAGDERAEAQTFWNEFFTVFGKKRRLVASFEERVKSLKNTHHRIDLFWPGTLLAEHKSAGQPLDKAESQAFAYIGELASSGRESEIPRYVIVSDFARMVLYDLEGEEGDGGFEFRLQNLHKHIKHFAFFLGQKTHTFGEEDPANLEAAAIMARLHDTIEAGNYTGPELERLLVRLLFCLFADDTGIFDTNQFDLFLQNRTREDGSDLGAQLNHLFEVLDTPLEKRGSHLDEDLAEFPYINGDLFANPLHTASFNRDMRNSLIAACRFDWSRISPAVFGSLFQGIMDGRERRQIGAHYTSERDILKLIRPLFLDELHAEFEQIRKDNRPGHRNKRLEAFRDKLAGLRFLDPACGCGNFLVIAYRELRRLEHRALDALYDFSNRAQEINLGEGGHWAKTDVNQFYGIEIGEWPARIAETALWLTDHQMNVELSLSTGVMFQRIPLKATPHIRCANALRMDWNDLLPAEECSFVLGNPPFVGHHYQTEEQKEDQQTVLANVGARGVLDYVCNWYVKAAEYIKERPTPCAFVSTNSITQGEQVGILWSELFNRYQLKILFAHRTFAWQSEARGRAHVHVVIIGFGVLERGPKRLFDYQDIGGEAQEEVVSNISPYLIEGADLAVTNRTAPLCRVPRMLWGNKPTDGGHLILSPEERDELLRKEPGAAKFVRRYMSGGDFINERERYCLWLKDAAPQELATLPLVTERIKRVRAFRLASKAASTRRYADFPTLFRQIAQPDSPYLAIPEVSSERRLYVPMAYLSNDVICSNKIQFVPDATVFHFGILTSLMHMAWMRQVCGRLKSDYSYSNSLVYNNFPWPEIATTTLLTQIADCAHKVLDVRAGFIDKGATLADLYDPLTMPAPLLKAHQALDRAVDRCYRAAPFNSERERVEYLFQLYEQLTAPLALAETKKKRRPREK; from the coding sequence ATGCAGAGCCTTTCCTGGAACGAGATACGGTCGCGTGCCATCACGTTCTCAAGGGACTGGAAGGGCGCCGGGGATGAGCGCGCCGAGGCGCAGACCTTCTGGAACGAGTTCTTCACCGTCTTCGGAAAGAAGCGCAGGCTGGTGGCTTCGTTCGAGGAACGGGTCAAGAGCCTCAAGAACACCCATCACCGCATTGACCTTTTCTGGCCGGGCACTTTGCTGGCGGAGCACAAGAGCGCCGGACAGCCCCTGGACAAAGCGGAGTCCCAGGCCTTCGCCTATATCGGGGAACTGGCCTCCTCGGGCCGGGAAAGCGAAATCCCCCGCTATGTCATCGTCTCCGACTTCGCCCGCATGGTTCTCTATGATCTGGAGGGGGAAGAGGGGGATGGGGGATTCGAGTTTCGCCTTCAGAATCTCCACAAGCACATCAAGCATTTTGCCTTCTTCCTCGGACAGAAGACGCACACCTTCGGCGAGGAGGACCCCGCGAATCTTGAGGCCGCCGCCATCATGGCGCGGCTTCACGACACCATCGAGGCGGGCAACTACACGGGGCCGGAACTGGAGCGGCTGCTGGTGCGGCTGCTCTTCTGCCTCTTTGCCGACGACACCGGCATCTTTGACACCAACCAGTTTGACCTGTTCCTCCAGAACCGGACCCGCGAGGACGGCTCCGACCTGGGCGCGCAGCTCAACCACCTCTTCGAGGTGCTCGACACGCCGCTGGAGAAGAGAGGTTCCCACCTGGACGAGGACCTGGCCGAATTCCCCTACATCAACGGGGACCTCTTCGCCAATCCCCTCCACACCGCCAGTTTCAACCGCGACATGCGCAACAGCCTGATCGCCGCCTGCCGGTTTGACTGGTCGCGCATCTCCCCCGCCGTCTTCGGCTCCCTGTTTCAGGGCATCATGGACGGCCGGGAGCGCCGTCAGATCGGCGCCCACTACACCTCCGAGCGCGACATTCTCAAGCTCATACGCCCCCTCTTTCTGGATGAACTCCACGCGGAGTTTGAGCAGATCAGAAAGGACAACCGCCCGGGGCACCGCAACAAACGGCTGGAGGCCTTCCGCGACAAGCTCGCCGGGCTCCGCTTCCTCGACCCCGCCTGCGGGTGCGGCAACTTCCTCGTCATCGCCTACCGGGAACTGCGCCGTCTCGAACACCGCGCCCTCGATGCCCTGTACGATTTCAGCAACCGCGCGCAGGAAATAAACCTGGGCGAGGGTGGGCATTGGGCAAAAACCGATGTCAACCAGTTCTACGGCATTGAGATCGGGGAATGGCCCGCCCGCATCGCCGAAACCGCCCTCTGGCTCACCGACCACCAGATGAACGTGGAACTCAGCCTCAGTACCGGCGTCATGTTCCAGCGCATTCCCCTCAAGGCCACCCCCCACATTCGCTGCGCCAACGCCCTCCGCATGGACTGGAACGACCTTCTCCCTGCGGAGGAATGCTCGTTTGTTCTCGGGAATCCGCCTTTTGTCGGGCATCACTACCAGACCGAGGAACAAAAAGAGGACCAGCAAACGGTCTTGGCCAATGTTGGCGCCCGGGGAGTCCTTGATTATGTCTGCAACTGGTATGTAAAGGCCGCCGAATACATCAAGGAACGCCCCACTCCCTGCGCGTTTGTCTCGACGAATTCCATCACGCAGGGAGAGCAGGTCGGCATTTTGTGGTCGGAGCTCTTCAACCGCTACCAGCTCAAAATCCTGTTTGCCCACCGCACCTTTGCCTGGCAGAGCGAGGCCAGAGGACGTGCCCACGTCCATGTGGTCATTATCGGTTTTGGGGTTCTCGAGCGCGGCCCGAAACGGCTTTTTGACTATCAGGACATTGGCGGAGAGGCACAGGAGGAGGTTGTCTCGAATATCAGCCCGTACCTGATCGAGGGGGCCGATCTGGCCGTCACCAACCGGACCGCCCCCCTGTGCCGCGTTCCCCGCATGTTGTGGGGCAACAAACCAACCGACGGGGGGCACCTGATCCTTTCCCCGGAGGAGCGGGACGAACTGCTCCGAAAGGAGCCCGGGGCGGCCAAGTTTGTTCGCCGCTACATGAGTGGCGGGGACTTCATCAACGAACGGGAGCGTTACTGCCTTTGGCTCAAGGATGCAGCCCCGCAGGAACTGGCCACACTCCCCTTGGTGACGGAGCGCATAAAGCGCGTGCGCGCGTTCCGGTTGGCCAGCAAGGCAGCCTCCACCCGCCGGTATGCTGACTTTCCGACCCTTTTCCGGCAGATTGCCCAACCGGATTCGCCGTATCTGGCCATCCCGGAAGTATCCTCGGAACGCCGCCTTTATGTCCCCATGGCCTACCTGTCCAACGATGTCATCTGCAGCAACAAAATCCAATTTGTGCCGGATGCAACCGTCTTCCACTTTGGCATCCTCACCAGCCTGATGCACATGGCTTGGATGAGGCAGGTGTGCGGACGGTTGAAGTCGGACTATAGCTACTCCAATTCCCTTGTTTACAACAACTTCCCTTGGCCCGAGATCGCCACGACAACACTGCTAACACAGATCGCCGACTGCGCCCATAAGGTGTTGGATGTCCGTGCTGGGTTCATAGACAAAGGCGCGACACTGGCGGACCTCTATGATCCTCTTACCATGCCTGCGCCACTGCTCAAAGCGCATCAGGCTCTGGACCGGGCGGTGGACCGGTGCTACCGGGCCGCGCCATTCAACAGCGAGCGGGAACGGGTCGAGTATCTGTTTCAGTTGTATGAGCAGTTGACCGCCCCGCTCGCGCTTGCTGAGACGAAGAAGAAGCGCCGCCCCCGGGAGAAATAG
- a CDS encoding M48 family metallopeptidase → MRTLWKRSLMAAAAGAVLVLATACETVPFVGRNQLLLVGDGEMNTLGVQQFQEVKQTEPLCADAGTNQRVTDIGARIARAADQHLAAQGRTSGFQWEFIVIQEDDTVNAWCMPGGKVAVYTGILPVAQDDNGLAVIMAHEIAHAIARHGAERMSQALALEMGGAALSAALASKPAQTRDLFLQSAGLVTNVGVVLPFSRNMEYEADRIGLILMAMAGYDPHAAVPLWERMNASGGERPPEFLSTHPAPANRIAAIQQMIPEAMQYYRQP, encoded by the coding sequence ATGCGCACTTTGTGGAAGAGAAGCCTGATGGCCGCCGCCGCCGGCGCGGTGCTGGTGCTGGCGACGGCCTGCGAGACCGTCCCCTTTGTGGGCCGCAACCAGCTGCTGCTCGTCGGCGACGGAGAAATGAACACTCTCGGCGTGCAGCAGTTCCAGGAGGTCAAGCAGACGGAGCCGCTGTGCGCGGACGCCGGAACCAACCAGCGGGTGACGGACATCGGCGCGCGCATCGCACGCGCCGCGGACCAGCACCTCGCGGCGCAGGGCCGGACGTCGGGTTTCCAGTGGGAGTTCATCGTCATCCAGGAGGATGACACGGTGAACGCATGGTGCATGCCCGGCGGCAAGGTGGCCGTCTACACCGGCATCCTCCCCGTGGCGCAGGACGACAACGGCCTCGCCGTGATCATGGCCCACGAGATCGCCCACGCCATCGCGCGCCACGGCGCGGAGCGCATGAGCCAGGCCCTCGCCCTCGAGATGGGCGGCGCGGCGCTCTCGGCCGCCCTCGCGTCAAAGCCCGCGCAGACCCGCGACCTCTTCCTCCAGTCCGCCGGGCTGGTGACCAATGTGGGCGTCGTGCTGCCCTTCAGCCGCAACATGGAGTACGAGGCCGACCGCATCGGCCTCATCCTCATGGCCATGGCGGGCTACGACCCCCATGCCGCCGTCCCCCTCTGGGAGCGCATGAACGCCTCGGGCGGCGAGCGCCCGCCGGAGTTCCTCTCCACGCACCCGGCCCCGGCGAACCGCATCGCCGCCATCCAGCAGATGATCCCCGAGGCCATGCAGTATTACCGCCAGCCCTGA
- the dnaE gene encoding DNA polymerase III subunit alpha: MAEPYIPLHVHTHYSKLDGLSKPKEIIARCKDYGIPACAVTDHGVLFGVFDFYQTARAAGIKPIIGCELYVSPTTLGDKSAKSARAAAEHLVALCRDEEGWHNLCRLSSIAHLDGMHYKPRVDDETLDRHRAGLIFSSACLSGRIARHILGGDLDAADRAAAKYAEMFGPENFLIELMNHGMEEQERVNAELVKIAARRGLLTVATNDSHYTDRADSEAHDVLLCLETHKSLDDADRMRLPNDEFFFRPPEEMRSRFARWPEALENTLAVAERCNLVIPEGLRLIPDYTVPEGWEKAAYLRHLVAEGLTARYGSPPPETHRRRADFECGVIEQMNFVDYFLVVWDLIRHARKVGIAVGPGRGSGAGSIVAYALRITNLDPMRYNLLFERFLNPERVSMPDFDIDFCFERRPEMIAYAKEKYGSDNVSQIATFGRMLMKDVVRSVGRVLGMPLNDVNRLAGMLPADPKATLKTAYEGDAEIRRLVDEDRQVARLWRLAGRLEGTIKSIGTHAAGVVICDHALTDHVALYKDNSTETVSTQMDMSCVEKIGLLKMDFLGLRTLTMIHDAVEMIRRNRGVEVDLDNLPLDDDTTYALLRSGQTMGIFQLESPGMRDLAKNIGLQSLEEMSALVALYRPGPMALIPNYIANKFDPSKIQYEHPLLEPVLKETYGIPVYQEQVMQMTQACAGFTLGAADIVRRAMSKKKQEELDRQKEGFVRGCVANGIAKPLAETLWNKIETFSGYGFNKSHSAAYALVAYQTAYLKANYPLEFMSALLTGETGNLEKTAVYIEECRRMGIEVLPPDINGSRQGFTVDSGLIRFGLGSVRNVGEAPCKEIVRERDTNGPYRDIYDFCKRLTPQVANMRVLESLNKAGAFLGTGWNRRQVEAAMERAVSESQLFQRDQLAGQTSLFEMGGMAEELAGMYEKPALPEWPDHQLWEAEKEVLGLYITSHPLWLHRDIIEHYGTPPAVLAREPREGEERVLAGVITNIRRISTKKGDPMAFVTLETLRGSCELTAFSEIYRQKAHLMEVDMVVIARARANFRNERLSYLVEDIMLIDDAERNLTRALHVRLEIPHQNPEALRRVAEALAAHPGPCDVYLHCRMANDDEVVVHAPESCRVSNARALRPLLETLLGEDTAFFSGGMGLPSHRRPDPAPDLPRWKQRQGAARN; this comes from the coding sequence ATGGCCGAACCGTACATCCCCCTGCACGTCCACACGCACTACAGCAAGCTGGACGGCCTGAGCAAGCCCAAGGAAATCATTGCGCGCTGCAAGGACTACGGCATTCCGGCGTGCGCGGTGACCGACCACGGCGTGCTCTTTGGCGTCTTCGACTTCTACCAGACCGCGCGGGCGGCGGGGATCAAGCCCATCATCGGCTGCGAGCTGTATGTCTCCCCCACCACCCTGGGGGACAAGAGCGCCAAGAGCGCGCGCGCGGCGGCGGAGCACCTGGTGGCCCTGTGCAGGGACGAGGAGGGCTGGCACAACCTGTGCCGCCTCAGCAGCATCGCGCACCTGGACGGCATGCACTACAAACCCCGGGTGGACGATGAGACCCTCGACCGCCACCGGGCGGGCCTGATCTTCTCCTCCGCCTGCCTCAGCGGCCGCATCGCCCGGCACATCCTGGGAGGGGACCTGGACGCCGCGGACCGCGCGGCGGCGAAGTACGCCGAGATGTTCGGCCCGGAAAACTTCCTCATCGAGCTGATGAACCACGGCATGGAGGAGCAGGAACGGGTCAACGCGGAGCTGGTGAAGATCGCGGCGCGGCGCGGCCTGCTGACGGTGGCCACGAACGACAGCCACTACACGGACCGGGCGGACAGCGAGGCCCACGACGTGCTCCTGTGCCTGGAGACGCACAAGTCGCTGGACGACGCCGACCGGATGCGCCTGCCGAACGACGAGTTCTTCTTCCGCCCGCCGGAGGAGATGCGCAGCCGCTTCGCGCGCTGGCCCGAGGCGCTGGAAAACACTTTGGCCGTGGCGGAGCGCTGCAACCTGGTGATTCCCGAAGGGCTCCGCCTCATCCCGGACTACACCGTGCCGGAGGGCTGGGAGAAGGCGGCCTACCTGCGCCACCTGGTGGCGGAGGGGCTCACGGCGCGCTACGGCAGCCCGCCGCCGGAAACCCACCGGAGGCGCGCGGACTTCGAGTGCGGCGTCATCGAGCAGATGAACTTCGTGGACTACTTCCTCGTGGTCTGGGACCTGATCCGGCACGCCCGGAAAGTGGGGATCGCCGTGGGGCCGGGCCGCGGCTCGGGCGCGGGCAGCATCGTCGCCTACGCCCTGCGCATCACGAACCTCGACCCCATGCGCTACAACCTCCTCTTTGAGCGCTTCCTCAACCCCGAGCGCGTCAGCATGCCGGACTTCGACATTGACTTCTGCTTCGAAAGGCGCCCGGAGATGATCGCCTACGCGAAGGAGAAATACGGGTCGGACAACGTCAGCCAGATCGCCACCTTCGGCCGCATGCTGATGAAGGACGTCGTGCGCAGCGTGGGCCGCGTGCTGGGCATGCCGCTCAACGACGTGAACCGCCTCGCCGGCATGCTCCCCGCCGACCCGAAGGCCACCCTGAAAACGGCCTACGAGGGCGACGCCGAAATCCGGCGGCTCGTGGACGAGGACCGCCAGGTGGCCCGCCTGTGGCGCCTGGCCGGGCGCCTCGAGGGGACGATCAAGTCCATCGGCACCCACGCCGCCGGCGTGGTCATCTGCGACCACGCGCTCACGGACCACGTGGCCCTCTACAAGGACAACAGCACCGAAACCGTGTCCACGCAGATGGACATGTCCTGCGTGGAGAAGATCGGCCTGCTGAAGATGGACTTCCTGGGCCTGCGCACCCTCACCATGATCCATGACGCCGTGGAGATGATCCGGCGGAACCGGGGCGTGGAGGTGGATTTGGACAACCTCCCCCTGGACGACGACACCACCTACGCCCTCCTGCGCTCCGGGCAGACCATGGGCATCTTCCAGCTGGAAAGCCCGGGCATGCGCGACCTGGCCAAAAACATCGGCCTCCAGTCCCTGGAGGAGATGAGCGCCCTGGTCGCCCTCTACCGCCCCGGCCCCATGGCCCTCATCCCGAACTACATCGCGAACAAGTTCGACCCGTCCAAAATCCAGTATGAGCACCCCCTGCTGGAGCCGGTCCTCAAGGAGACCTACGGCATCCCGGTGTACCAGGAGCAGGTCATGCAGATGACCCAGGCCTGCGCCGGATTCACCCTGGGCGCCGCGGACATCGTGCGCCGCGCCATGAGCAAAAAGAAGCAGGAGGAGCTGGACAGACAAAAGGAGGGCTTCGTCAGGGGCTGCGTGGCGAACGGAATCGCCAAGCCCCTCGCGGAGACCCTCTGGAACAAGATCGAGACTTTCTCCGGCTACGGGTTCAACAAGTCCCACAGCGCGGCCTACGCCCTCGTGGCCTACCAGACCGCCTACCTCAAGGCCAATTACCCCCTGGAGTTCATGAGCGCACTGCTCACCGGCGAAACCGGCAACCTGGAGAAGACGGCGGTCTACATCGAGGAATGCCGCCGCATGGGCATCGAGGTACTGCCCCCGGACATCAACGGGAGCAGGCAGGGCTTCACCGTGGACAGCGGGCTCATCCGCTTCGGCCTCGGCTCCGTGCGCAACGTCGGCGAGGCGCCCTGCAAGGAAATTGTCCGGGAACGCGACACGAACGGCCCCTACCGCGACATCTACGACTTCTGCAAGCGCCTGACCCCCCAGGTGGCCAACATGCGCGTGCTGGAGAGCCTGAACAAGGCGGGCGCGTTTCTGGGCACCGGCTGGAACCGCCGCCAGGTGGAGGCGGCCATGGAAAGGGCGGTCTCGGAGAGCCAGCTCTTCCAGCGGGACCAGCTGGCGGGGCAGACTTCCCTCTTCGAGATGGGCGGCATGGCGGAGGAGCTGGCCGGCATGTACGAGAAGCCGGCGCTCCCGGAATGGCCGGACCACCAGCTCTGGGAGGCGGAGAAGGAGGTGCTGGGCCTCTACATCACCTCGCACCCCCTCTGGCTCCACCGGGACATCATTGAACATTACGGAACGCCGCCGGCAGTGCTGGCCCGGGAACCCCGCGAGGGCGAGGAGCGCGTGCTGGCGGGCGTCATCACCAACATCCGGCGCATCTCGACGAAGAAGGGCGACCCCATGGCCTTCGTCACCCTGGAGACCCTGCGGGGCTCCTGCGAGCTGACGGCCTTCTCGGAGATCTATCGGCAGAAGGCCCACCTCATGGAGGTGGACATGGTGGTCATCGCCCGCGCCAGGGCCAACTTCCGGAACGAGCGCCTCTCGTACCTCGTCGAGGACATCATGCTCATTGACGACGCGGAGCGGAACCTGACCCGGGCCCTGCATGTGCGGCTGGAAATCCCCCACCAGAACCCCGAGGCCCTCCGAAGGGTCGCCGAGGCGCTGGCCGCGCATCCCGGCCCCTGCGATGTCTACCTGCACTGCCGCATGGCGAACGACGACGAGGTGGTGGTCCATGCGCCGGAGTCCTGCCGCGTGTCGAACGCCCGCGCGCTGCGCCCCCTGCTGGAGACGCTCCTCGGCGAGGACACCGCGTTCTTCTCCGGGGGGATGGGGCTGCCGTCGCACCGGCGGCCCGACCCCGCGCCGGACCTCCCCCGATGGAAGCAGCGGCAGGGCGCCGCCAGAAACTGA